TCACAGGTTCTCGGCAGGGTTGTCCACAGGCCGGGCCGGCGGCGGGGTCAGACCAGCGAGTCCCTGAGCGACCGCACGACGCGGTCTAGCTCGGAGTCCTCCTCGATCGCCTCGGTGACCTTCTGGACCGCGTACATGACGGTGGAGTGGTCGCGGTCGGCGAAGAACCTGCCGATCTCGGGGAACGAGTGGGTGGTCAGCTCGCGGATCAGGTACATCGCCACCTGCCGCGGCACGACGAGCTCCTTGCGCCGGCCCTTGCCGCGCACCGCGTCCGGGTCCACGCCGAAGTGCTTGGCGACCTTCGCGAGGATGTCGGGCATCGTGAGGCTCTCCTCGCTGGGGGCGAAGACCTCGGAGAGGGCCTTGGCCGCCGTCTGCCGGTTCAGCGGGACCTGGTTCATCGAGGCGTAGACGATCGTCCGCACGAGTGCGCCCTCGAGCTCGCGGATGTTCGAGGTCACGTGCCTGGCGATGTAGTCCACCACGTCCTGCGGCAGCTTCACGCCTCGGTACTCGGCGTTCATCCGCAGGATGGCCATGCGGGTCTCGAGCTCGGGAGGAGAAACGTCGGTGATCAGGCCCCACTCGAACCGGCTGCGCAGCCGCTTCTCGAGCGTCGGTATGTCCTTGGGCGGCCGGTCGGAGGAGACGATGATCTGCTTGCCGAGCTCGTAGAGCGTGTTGAACGTGTGGAAGAACTCCTCCTGCGTGCGCTCCTTGCCGGCGAGGAACTGGATGTCGTCGATGAGGAGGACGTCGGTGTTGCGGTAGCGGTCGCGGAACTGCGCCATCTGCTTGTCTTGGATGGCGTCGATGAGGTCGTTCGTGAACTTCTCCGTCGTCACGTACTCGACGGTCATGTGCGGGAACGCCTCGATGACGGCATGGCCCACCGCCTGCATCAGGTGCGTCTTGCCGAGGCCCGACTCGCCGTAGAGGAACAGCGGGTTGTAGGTCTGGCCGGGCGAGGCCGCCACCGCGCGCGCGGCCGCGGTGGCCAGGTGGTTGTTGGGCCCGACGACGAAGTTCGCGAAGACGTACTTCGGGTTCAGCTGCGGGAGCACGCGGCCTGGCCCCTGCGGCTGGGCTGCGCCGTTGGGATCGGTCCTGCCGCTCTCGGGCGCAGCGTCGTCGGCCTGCCTGGCACGCGGGACGCGGCCCGCACTCGCCGCCGAGGACGCCTTGCCGGCGGAAGCTTCCTTGCCTCCGGGCGCCCCTCTCTTGCCGGGCCCGTCCTTCTTCCCGGGCGCGTCCTGCTTGCCGGCCGCGTCCGACCCGCCGACCACGCCGCCGAACAGGTCCTGCTGCTCAGCCCCCCTCGAGCCGGTGACCTGGAACGCCACGCGCGGGGGCTGCGCGCCTATCTCGGCGAGCGCGACCTCGAGGACCTGGGTGTACTTGGAGCGGAGCCAGTCGCGAGCGAAGGTGTGGGGCACGCCCATCACGTAGGCGCCGTCGACGAAGCCCAGCGGGGTCACCTGGTGGAACCAGGTGCGGAACTCGACCTCGGGGATGCGCTGTCGCACCACCTGCATGAGGTCGTCCCAGATCCCGCGGTCCTGACCGGCCACCACGAACCGTCCCTTCGCCGCCCAAGCGCGGTGCTCCGCGGCTCGCCGGTGGGACGCTGGCACAGCCGACCCGACCGCTCCCGCCACCAGAGACGCCCGCAAGCCGACCGACGGCCGGCCCGAAGGTTCTCGGGGAGAGACGCCGGGCAGCGCCCGGCGGGGTCTGCTTGGGCACCGATGTCGCGCCGAGATCCCGTCACCAACGCGATTCCCGCGTTGGCTAGACCCTGCGGCTTGACGCCGGGCATGCAGTGTACCACCACGCCCCGACCTGGGAGCCGAACCCTGGCGGGCGCGGCCAGGACGCGCGCCGGGCACGCGCCCGGTCGCCGGCCGGGACCGCCTGCGGCACTCAGCGCTCGGCCGGACGCCGACGGCCCTCGGCTCGGCGGGGACCCTGCCGCCCCTAGGTCCCGTCGGTCTCCCACGCGCCCTTCCCGGGCCCTCGGGTCGCCCGCGCGAGGCGGACGCCCGCCTGGCGCCCTTATACTCCGGGGCCGTGAGGAGACCGCACTGCCCCTACATGACCACGGCCATGCCGCGTTCACGTAGACGCTCCGTGGGGGCGCCGTCGTGAACGTGTATGACGTCGTGGTCATCGGGGGCGGTCACGCGGGGATCGAGGCCGCCGTGGCGGCCGCCCGTCTAGGCGCGCGCGTGGCGCTGATGCTGCCGAACCCGGACAAGATCGGACTCATGCCGTGCAACCCGGCGATCGGCGGTCCCGGCAAGTCACAGATGGTGTTCGAGCTCCACGCGCTCGGCGGCGTGATGGGGCAGCTCGCCGACGCGACCGCGATCCATACGCGCACCCTCAACGCGAGCAAGGGCGCCGCCGTCCGCTCGCTGCGCGTCCAGAACGAGAGGGACGGCTACGCGGCCGCGGCTCGCCAGCTGGTCGAGTCCCAGCCGGGCATCGAGATCGTCAGGGCGGAGGCGGCCGACGTGCTCGTCTCGGCGGGTGCCGTGGCCGGCGTGAAGACCACGGACGGCCGCGAGCTGAAGGCGCCTGCCGTCGTGCTGTGCACGGGGACCTTCCTCGCCGGCGTGGTCTGGTACGGCAAGCAGAGCCGCCCAGCGGGCAGGCAGGGTGAGCCGCCCGCTCGACACCTGTCCGCGAGCCTGACGCGCACCGGACACGAGCTGCTGCGGCTGAAGACGGGGACCCCGCCACGCATCCGGGCCGACTCTGTCGACCTCTCCCAGCTCGAGGAGGTGCCGTCCGACGACCCGCCAGACAGCTTCACCGGCCGACCGGGTCCGCGCATGGCCATGACGTCGACCTGGCTCACGCGGACGACGGCCGCCACGCACGAGCTGATCCTCCGCAACCTCCAGGAATCGGCGATGTACGGAGGCGAGATCGAGGGCAAGGGGCCACGCTACTGCCCGTCCATCGAAGACAAGGTCGTGCGCTTCTCGGACAAGGACCACCATCTGCTGTTCGTGGAGCCGGACGGCGTGGACACGAGCGAGCTCTACCTCCAGGGCTTCTCGAGCTCGATGCCGCCGATCCTGCAGGACGACATGATCCGCACCCTGCCCGGCTTCGAGCGCGCGGTGATACACCGCTACGCCTACGCCGTCGAGTACGACGCCATCGAGCCGTCGCAGCTCGACGTCACGCTGATGTCGCGCCGCCTTCCCGGTCTGTTCTCGGCGGGACAGATCAACGGCACGTCCGGCTACGAGGAGGCTGCCGCGCAGGGGCTCGTGGCGGGCGTCAACGCCGCGCGGTACGCCGCCGGCATGGAGCGCGTCACCGTCAGGCGGGACCAGGCCTACATCGGCGTGATGATCGATGACCTGGTCCGCGGCGGGATCGAGGAGCCGTACCGGATGCTCACGTCCCGGAACGAGTTCCGCCTCCTGCACCGCCAGGACAACGCCGACGAGCGCCTGGCAGAGGTGGGTCACTCCTGGGGGCTGGTCTCCGACGAACGTCTGGCCGAGGTGCGAGCTTCGGAAGCCCGCGTGGCCAGCGAGCTGGCACGGCTGCAGGCCGCGCGCATCGGGGGTGAGCCCGCGACGAAGGTGATGTGCCGACCGGGCGAGTCGTACGACACGGTCGTGGCGACGATCGGACACGGAGACCCGGCTCTCACCGCCAGGGAGAAGGCCAGGGTGGAGACGCTGGTGCGCTACGCTCCCTACATAGAGAGGGCCAAGCGCCACCTCGAGGAACGCGCGGAGTACGAGACCCGCTCTATCGCGCACTTGGACTTCTCGCGCGTCGCGAGCCTCTCGGCCGAGGGTCGAGAGGCGTTGGAACGCGCGCGCCCGGCCACCCTGGGAGCCGCCCAGCGTCTGCGCGGTGTGCGCGACAGCGACGTGGCTGCGTTGCTCGTGCACCTGCGGACGGGCCGCGACAGCCTCGTCGCCGGACGCTGAGGCCGACCCGCCGCAGGTCGCGCCACACGGCGCAGGCCCTCTGACAGCAGCCCGACGCCGCCGTTGCTTCTCGTTGCGTGCGAGCAGGCGCCCGGCGATCCGTGCAGGTAGCCGGCCGACGACTAGTGGCCCGATGTCCCAATCGGTCGGCCGGGTATGCGGACATCATGAGGGGGAATACGCGTCCCACACGCTCGAGCCAGCGGATGTTTCACGTGAAACATCCGCTCTAGCGATAGCGAGCCGGTCGCCTAGGAAGGTGCTGAGGGGGAGATGGTCGAGGAGAAGCTGCAAGGCTACGCGGAGCTGATCGGGCGGTACCACGACACGCTCGACCTGGTGTCGAGCCGAGCGCTTGGCGACATCACGACGCTCATAGCCGAAGCGAATCGGTACTCCGAGGTGATCGCGGAGGTCGCCGGTCCGGAGGTCACGATCGTCGACGTCGGCTCCGGAGTGGGCCTGCCCGGCGTCGTCTTGGCGGTGGCCATGCCTGCCTCGACCGTCCACCTCGTCGAACGGCGACGCCGGCGGGCGGCGTTCCTGTCGATGGCGGTGGGACGACTGGCCTTGGCCAACGCCAGGGTCTGGAGTCGGGACGTGAAGGAGCTCGACGACATATGTGCCCATGTCGTCACGGCACAGGCCGTGTCGGGCTTGGCCGTGGTCGCCCGCCTGACGCGTCACCTGCATCGTGACCCCTGCTACCTCGTCAGCCGGCGCGGCCTCGACTGGATCGCGGAACTAGATCCCTTGAGGGAGGTCATCGACCCTGCTCCGAGGGCGCCTGGAGACGGAGAGACGGCAGTAGCCGAGAAGGCCCCGGCGGTCGCCGTGGCGGCGGAACGGCGCCTGGGACGCGATGGTAGCCTCGTCGCACTACGTCTCAGGGGAGGGCCGGCTTGCCTATCGTCGGGGTGATCAACCAGAAGGGCGGCGTAGGGAAGACGACGACGGCCGTCAACCTGGCGGCGGCGCTGGCCCAACGACGCCGGATCCTCCTAGTCGACCTCGACCCTCAGGCGAACGCCAGCAGCGGGGTCGGCGTGACGGACCCGGAGACGACGATCTACGACGTGATCTCAGGGCGCGCGTCGGCCCGCCAGGCCGCGATGAGGTCCGGTACGGAGAACCTGGACCTGCTGGCGGCCTCGGACGACCTCGCCGGCGCAGCCGTGGAGCTAGACGCGAGCCGCGACAACCTGACTCTCCTCGCTCGCTCGTTGATAGGAGTCCGCCCCAGCTACGACTTCATCGTCGTCGACGCGCCGCCGTCCATGGGCGCGCTGACGCTGAACGCTCTTGGCGCCGCCGACCAGCTGATCGTGCCGCTGCAGACCGAGTACTACGCGCTCGAGGGGATCGCCAGCATGATGGAGACCATCGAGCGGGTCCGCGGCTCGCTAAACAGGGACCTCCACATCCTGGGGATACTTCTGACGATGTACGACGGCAGGACGCGGCTGTCCCAGGAGGTCGAGGAGAACGTGCGGCGCCACTTCGGCGACCTGGTGTTCCGGACCGTGATCCCTAGGACGGTGCGTTTGGCCGAGGCGCCGTCGTACGGTCGGTCGATATTCGACTACGCTCCCACGTCGCAGGGCGCGGCGGCGTACCAGGCGCTGGCGGAGGAGGTCATCGAGCGTGTCAGCCAAGGCTAGGGGATTGGGACGGGGCCTGGACGCGCTCCTGCCCAAGGTCGACAAGGGCATACAGCAGGTGCCGCTCGCCAAGGTGCGGGCGTCGCCGCTGCAGCCGCGTCAGCGCTTCGACGAGGCGACGATCGCCGAGCTCGCCGACTCGGTGAGAGAACGGGGAGTCCTGCAGCCGATCCTCGTGCGGCCGAAAGACTCCGGCTTCGAGGTCGTGGCCGGCGAACGGCGCCTGCGGGCCGCGCGGCTGGCGGGCCTGGAGAGCGTCCCTGCGGTCGTGCGCGAGATGACCGACCAGGAAGCGCTGGAGGTCGCGATCGTCGAGAACCTCCAGCGCGAGGACCTCAACGATGTAGAGCAGGCGCGGGCCTACAAGCAGCTCCTCGACTTCGGGCTCAGCCAGGAGCAGGTGGCCAACGCCGTGAACAAGAGCCGCAGCGCGGTCGCCAACACGCTGCGCCTGCTGGCGCTCGACGCCGAAGTCCTCACCGCGCTGGAGGAGGGCGTGATCACGGCGGGACATGCCAGGGCGATCTTGGCCATGCCCGAGGCCGACAGGACCTGGGCCTTCAACGAGATCGTCGGCAAGGGCCTGTCCGTGAGACAGGCGGAGAAGCTCAAGCGCCCACTAGCGCGTGCGGCGAGAGGGCCGAAAGCGTCCCCATACCGCGGGCTCGAGGAGGACCTGAGCCGCTACGCCGGCACGCGGGTCCGCATCACCGGCGGCAAGAGGGGCAAGATCGAGCTGCACTTCCACGACGAGGACGAGCTGCAGCGCCTGCTCGACCTGCTCGGCTACCGGGCCTAGCGGGGCCGCGGGGGTAGCGGGCCTAGCGGGCCTAGCAGGACTGGGGCTTCCGGGACCCGAACCGAACCCTTGCCTAGTGGGCTAGGTCGGGCGCCGGGGCCGCAGGCCGCCACGGTCACCCGGCGCGGGCTTCACGGCTGGGTAGGACCTTCTGGGACGCCGGGGCCTCGGGTCGCCCCTACGGCTCGGGCCGATGTGGGCCTCTGGCAAACGTGCGCCTCTGGCAAACGTGCACGGCAGCGTCGAGCTGAGGGTGGACGGGGTACGAGCGCCCGGTGTTTCACGTGAAACATCGCGGAGGATCCGCGGCCAGGACGGTGATAGCATCGTGCAGCGGTTCGGCTCCGGCGCGAGCCCTCGAGCGACAAGCGACCGCGAGAAGCCAAGCCAACCCGAGGTGATGCGATGAAGCAGCCAGTCCGCGTTGCCGTCACCGGCGCTGCCGGGCAGATCGGTTACGCCCTCCTGTTCCGGATCGCGGCCGGCGAGATGCTGGGCAAGGACCAGCCGGTGAGGCTCCAGCTCCTCGAGATCACCCCGGCGATGAAGGCCCTCGAGGGCGTGATCATGGAGCTCGAGGACTGCGCGTTCCCGCTACTTCACGGCGTGGAGGCATCCGACGACCCCGGCACCGCGTTCGACGGCGCCGAGTTCGC
The window above is part of the Trueperaceae bacterium genome. Proteins encoded here:
- a CDS encoding ParA family protein; this translates as MPIVGVINQKGGVGKTTTAVNLAAALAQRRRILLVDLDPQANASSGVGVTDPETTIYDVISGRASARQAAMRSGTENLDLLAASDDLAGAAVELDASRDNLTLLARSLIGVRPSYDFIVVDAPPSMGALTLNALGAADQLIVPLQTEYYALEGIASMMETIERVRGSLNRDLHILGILLTMYDGRTRLSQEVEENVRRHFGDLVFRTVIPRTVRLAEAPSYGRSIFDYAPTSQGAAAYQALAEEVIERVSQG
- a CDS encoding ParB/RepB/Spo0J family partition protein; the protein is MSAKARGLGRGLDALLPKVDKGIQQVPLAKVRASPLQPRQRFDEATIAELADSVRERGVLQPILVRPKDSGFEVVAGERRLRAARLAGLESVPAVVREMTDQEALEVAIVENLQREDLNDVEQARAYKQLLDFGLSQEQVANAVNKSRSAVANTLRLLALDAEVLTALEEGVITAGHARAILAMPEADRTWAFNEIVGKGLSVRQAEKLKRPLARAARGPKASPYRGLEEDLSRYAGTRVRITGGKRGKIELHFHDEDELQRLLDLLGYRA
- the mnmG gene encoding tRNA uridine-5-carboxymethylaminomethyl(34) synthesis enzyme MnmG, with amino-acid sequence MNVYDVVVIGGGHAGIEAAVAAARLGARVALMLPNPDKIGLMPCNPAIGGPGKSQMVFELHALGGVMGQLADATAIHTRTLNASKGAAVRSLRVQNERDGYAAAARQLVESQPGIEIVRAEAADVLVSAGAVAGVKTTDGRELKAPAVVLCTGTFLAGVVWYGKQSRPAGRQGEPPARHLSASLTRTGHELLRLKTGTPPRIRADSVDLSQLEEVPSDDPPDSFTGRPGPRMAMTSTWLTRTTAATHELILRNLQESAMYGGEIEGKGPRYCPSIEDKVVRFSDKDHHLLFVEPDGVDTSELYLQGFSSSMPPILQDDMIRTLPGFERAVIHRYAYAVEYDAIEPSQLDVTLMSRRLPGLFSAGQINGTSGYEEAAAQGLVAGVNAARYAAGMERVTVRRDQAYIGVMIDDLVRGGIEEPYRMLTSRNEFRLLHRQDNADERLAEVGHSWGLVSDERLAEVRASEARVASELARLQAARIGGEPATKVMCRPGESYDTVVATIGHGDPALTAREKARVETLVRYAPYIERAKRHLEERAEYETRSIAHLDFSRVASLSAEGREALERARPATLGAAQRLRGVRDSDVAALLVHLRTGRDSLVAGR
- the dnaA gene encoding chromosomal replication initiator protein DnaA, with translation MVAGQDRGIWDDLMQVVRQRIPEVEFRTWFHQVTPLGFVDGAYVMGVPHTFARDWLRSKYTQVLEVALAEIGAQPPRVAFQVTGSRGAEQQDLFGGVVGGSDAAGKQDAPGKKDGPGKRGAPGGKEASAGKASSAASAGRVPRARQADDAAPESGRTDPNGAAQPQGPGRVLPQLNPKYVFANFVVGPNNHLATAAARAVAASPGQTYNPLFLYGESGLGKTHLMQAVGHAVIEAFPHMTVEYVTTEKFTNDLIDAIQDKQMAQFRDRYRNTDVLLIDDIQFLAGKERTQEEFFHTFNTLYELGKQIIVSSDRPPKDIPTLEKRLRSRFEWGLITDVSPPELETRMAILRMNAEYRGVKLPQDVVDYIARHVTSNIRELEGALVRTIVYASMNQVPLNRQTAAKALSEVFAPSEESLTMPDILAKVAKHFGVDPDAVRGKGRRKELVVPRQVAMYLIRELTTHSFPEIGRFFADRDHSTVMYAVQKVTEAIEEDSELDRVVRSLRDSLV
- a CDS encoding RsmG family class I SAM-dependent methyltransferase, producing MVEEKLQGYAELIGRYHDTLDLVSSRALGDITTLIAEANRYSEVIAEVAGPEVTIVDVGSGVGLPGVVLAVAMPASTVHLVERRRRRAAFLSMAVGRLALANARVWSRDVKELDDICAHVVTAQAVSGLAVVARLTRHLHRDPCYLVSRRGLDWIAELDPLREVIDPAPRAPGDGETAVAEKAPAVAVAAERRLGRDGSLVALRLRGGPACLSSG